Proteins encoded together in one Janthinobacterium tructae window:
- a CDS encoding LacI family DNA-binding transcriptional regulator, with translation MDSVRGNKKNLSGESVRPVTIAQVAREAGVSKTSVSRFLGGELDALSENIRQQIDSTIARLGYQPNQMARGLKRGRTRLIGMVVADMLNPYTVAVLQGVEAACQQHGYTLILCNTGNDEQRERQSLAALRSYSVEGLIVNTQGRNIQSSDLQQADMPIVLVDRRIEGADFDLVGLDNVQAGRLATAHLIEQGFDAIAFVAPPLTGVSSRLMRAEGFQAVMAEHPGCVGAVLAVDLDDRPSIDAQVRHCLAQWRGRRVALLASNGMVALELALMLQRLELRMPQDVGLLGFDELPWSPLAGLSTIEQQTYEIGFSAMTCMLSRLQGEQCPPREVLLPGKLIVRHSTRGGDAGKDGD, from the coding sequence TTGGATTCAGTACGCGGCAATAAAAAAAACCTCTCGGGCGAATCGGTCCGGCCCGTGACCATCGCCCAGGTGGCGCGCGAGGCGGGCGTGTCGAAGACCAGCGTGTCGCGCTTTCTCGGCGGTGAACTGGACGCTTTGTCCGAGAACATCCGCCAGCAGATCGACAGCACCATCGCGCGCCTCGGCTACCAGCCGAACCAGATGGCGCGCGGCCTCAAGCGCGGACGCACGCGCCTGATCGGCATGGTCGTGGCCGATATGCTGAACCCTTACACGGTGGCCGTGCTGCAAGGCGTGGAAGCGGCCTGCCAGCAACATGGCTATACCCTGATTTTATGTAATACCGGCAATGATGAACAGCGCGAACGCCAGTCGCTGGCCGCGCTGCGCTCGTACAGCGTGGAAGGGTTGATCGTCAACACGCAGGGGCGCAATATTCAGTCGTCCGACTTGCAGCAGGCGGACATGCCCATCGTGCTGGTCGACCGCCGCATCGAGGGCGCCGATTTTGACCTGGTGGGCCTGGACAATGTGCAGGCGGGCCGCCTGGCCACGGCGCATCTGATCGAGCAGGGTTTCGACGCCATCGCTTTCGTCGCGCCGCCCTTGACGGGCGTCAGCTCGCGCCTGATGCGCGCCGAGGGTTTCCAGGCCGTGATGGCCGAGCATCCAGGCTGCGTGGGCGCAGTGCTGGCAGTGGACCTGGACGACCGTCCTTCCATCGACGCGCAGGTGCGTCACTGCCTGGCGCAGTGGCGCGGCCGCCGCGTGGCGCTGCTGGCCTCGAATGGCATGGTGGCGCTGGAACTGGCGCTGATGCTGCAGCGCCTCGAATTACGTATGCCGCAGGATGTGGGTTTGCTGGGCTTTGACGAATTGCCGTGGTCGCCGTTGGCGGGCCTGAGCACGATCGAGCAGCAGACCTATGAAATCGGTTTTTCGGCGATGACGTGCATGCTGTCGCGCCTGCAGGGCGAGCAGTGCCCGCCGCGCGAAGTGCTGTTGCCAGGTAAGTTGATTGTGCGCCATTCCACCCGTGGCGGGGATGCAGGCAAGGATGGCGATTGA
- the ppnN gene encoding nucleotide 5'-monophosphate nucleosidase PpnN, which translates to MEHDVIDTLVSPEGRLDVLSKTEVNKLLDTSQGGLYNTFRRCALAVLNCGSTIDDGRALLERYQSFEISIIQRERGIKLDIKGAPAIAFVDGKMIKGIHEHLFAVLRDIIFVSDEVTGNPKFDLQSTEGVTDAVFHILRNANVLQTQLNPNLVVCWGGHSINRAEYNYSKEVGYQLGLRGLDICTGCGPGAMKGPMKGATIGHAKQRLHNGRYLGITEPGIIAAESPNPIVNDLVIMPDIEKRLEAFVRAGHGIVVFPGGAGTAEEILYILGILLHPDNADIPFPLIFTGPETSREYFVQINQFISDTLGPEAQQRYKIIIDDPELVAREMLEGIRLVREFRKAHSDAYYFNWLLKIDHEFQKPFQPTHENMRNLSLHKNQPTHLLAAQLRRAFSGVVAGNVKDDGIRSIEEHGNFEIHGDKSIAGPMDALLASFVAQHRMKLAGTAYVPCYTVIQ; encoded by the coding sequence ATGGAACACGACGTTATCGATACTCTGGTTTCACCGGAAGGCCGCCTGGACGTGCTCTCCAAGACTGAAGTCAACAAACTGCTCGACACCAGCCAGGGCGGCCTGTACAACACTTTCCGCCGCTGCGCGCTGGCGGTCTTGAATTGCGGCAGTACCATCGACGATGGCCGCGCCCTGCTGGAGCGCTACCAGTCGTTTGAAATCTCCATCATTCAGCGCGAGCGCGGCATCAAGCTCGACATCAAGGGCGCGCCAGCCATCGCCTTTGTCGATGGCAAGATGATCAAGGGCATCCACGAACACCTGTTTGCCGTGCTGCGCGACATCATCTTCGTCAGCGATGAAGTCACGGGCAATCCGAAATTCGACTTGCAGAGCACGGAAGGCGTGACGGACGCCGTCTTCCACATCCTGCGCAACGCGAATGTGCTGCAAACCCAGCTCAACCCGAACCTGGTCGTCTGCTGGGGCGGCCATTCGATCAACCGCGCCGAATACAATTATTCGAAGGAAGTGGGCTACCAGCTGGGCTTGCGCGGCCTCGACATCTGCACCGGTTGCGGCCCGGGCGCCATGAAGGGCCCCATGAAGGGCGCCACCATCGGCCACGCCAAGCAGCGTTTGCACAATGGCCGCTACCTGGGCATCACGGAGCCGGGCATCATCGCGGCCGAATCGCCGAACCCCATCGTCAATGACCTGGTCATCATGCCGGACATCGAAAAGCGCCTGGAAGCGTTCGTGCGCGCCGGCCACGGCATTGTCGTGTTCCCCGGCGGCGCGGGCACGGCCGAAGAAATCCTGTATATCCTGGGCATCCTGCTGCACCCGGACAATGCAGACATCCCGTTCCCGTTGATCTTCACGGGGCCGGAAACCTCGCGCGAGTACTTCGTGCAGATCAACCAGTTCATCAGCGACACCCTGGGGCCGGAAGCGCAGCAGCGCTACAAGATCATCATCGACGACCCGGAACTGGTGGCGCGCGAAATGCTCGAAGGCATACGCCTGGTGCGCGAATTCCGCAAGGCGCACAGCGACGCGTATTACTTCAATTGGCTGCTGAAGATCGACCACGAATTCCAGAAGCCGTTCCAGCCCACGCATGAAAACATGCGCAACCTGAGCCTGCACAAGAACCAGCCCACGCACTTGCTGGCAGCCCAGCTGCGCCGTGCATTTTCCGGCGTGGTGGCGGGCAACGTCAAGGATGACGGCATCCGTTCGATCGAAGAGCATGGCAACTTCGAGATCCACGGCGACAAATCCATCGCCGGCCCCATGGATGCGCTGCTGGCGTCCTTCGTGGCGCAGCACCGGATGAAACTGGCGGGCACGGCGTATGTGCCTTGCTATACGGTAATCCAGTAA
- a CDS encoding peptide MFS transporter — MSGATTPNKEAVIPEFKQIMGHPSPLWMLFMTEFWERFAFYGVRWALVLYIVAQFHAGDGSGQAAANLTYGSFLALVYAGALFGGYIADRVIGYQRSILLGAIFMAAGLFCISVPNQDIFNLGLATMIVGNGMFKPNISTMVGKLYTTADPRRDSGFTIFYMGINMGAMVAPVFTQWLAESIFGTSAMPSYKMVFMASGFGMLISLVWFFIGRRALKGIGAPEAGSGNPMRVVWVALGCLCVIPLMYFLLTVGAEKLQIVLTVLFVGLAFMLMIEGIRNGKVARDRVIAMLLIFVFNILFWMFFEQAGSSFTFLADKIVNRDLGFWIFPTAYFQTVNSVAIIVFAPLIAAVWVYLARHNVNPSIPRKFGLGLLGNALAFGLLIFALSSLVGADNKIPFWTLTTVYVLQSIGELCLSPIGLSMVTKLAPVRLVGLGMGGWFLSTGIGNNLSGIFASHVSGTSGMSVQSALSGYTFGFWSLLGAGVILFLIAPLINKLMHGVK, encoded by the coding sequence ATGAGCGGTGCGACTACGCCCAACAAGGAAGCCGTTATTCCCGAGTTCAAGCAGATTATGGGCCATCCAAGCCCATTGTGGATGTTGTTCATGACTGAATTCTGGGAACGCTTCGCGTTCTACGGAGTTCGCTGGGCGCTGGTACTGTACATCGTGGCCCAGTTCCATGCTGGCGACGGTTCGGGACAGGCAGCGGCCAACCTGACCTACGGTTCCTTCCTCGCGCTGGTGTACGCCGGCGCCCTGTTCGGCGGTTACATCGCCGACCGGGTCATCGGTTACCAGCGCTCGATCCTGCTGGGTGCCATCTTCATGGCAGCCGGCCTGTTCTGCATCTCGGTGCCGAACCAGGACATCTTCAACCTGGGCCTGGCCACGATGATCGTCGGTAACGGCATGTTCAAGCCGAACATCTCGACCATGGTCGGCAAGCTGTACACGACAGCCGATCCGCGCCGCGACAGCGGTTTCACGATCTTCTACATGGGTATCAACATGGGCGCCATGGTCGCGCCCGTCTTCACCCAGTGGCTGGCCGAGTCGATCTTCGGCACCAGCGCCATGCCTTCGTACAAGATGGTCTTCATGGCGTCCGGTTTCGGCATGCTGATCAGCCTGGTATGGTTCTTCATCGGCCGCCGCGCCCTGAAGGGCATCGGCGCACCGGAAGCCGGTTCCGGCAACCCGATGCGCGTCGTCTGGGTCGCCCTGGGCTGCCTGTGCGTGATCCCGCTGATGTACTTCCTGCTGACCGTCGGCGCTGAAAAGCTGCAAATCGTCCTGACCGTGCTGTTCGTCGGCCTGGCCTTCATGCTGATGATCGAAGGCATCCGCAACGGCAAAGTGGCGCGCGACCGCGTCATCGCCATGCTGCTGATCTTCGTCTTCAACATCCTGTTCTGGATGTTCTTCGAACAGGCTGGCAGCTCGTTTACCTTCCTGGCTGACAAGATCGTCAACCGCGACCTGGGCTTCTGGATCTTCCCGACCGCCTACTTCCAGACCGTCAACTCGGTTGCCATCATCGTCTTCGCGCCTCTCATCGCCGCCGTCTGGGTCTACCTGGCACGCCACAATGTCAATCCATCGATCCCGCGCAAATTCGGCCTGGGCTTGCTGGGGAACGCATTGGCCTTCGGTTTGCTGATCTTCGCTCTGTCGAGCCTGGTTGGCGCCGATAACAAGATCCCGTTCTGGACCCTGACCACCGTCTACGTGCTGCAATCGATCGGCGAGCTGTGCCTGTCGCCTATCGGCCTGTCGATGGTCACCAAGCTGGCGCCAGTGCGCCTGGTTGGCCTGGGCATGGGCGGCTGGTTCCTGTCGACCGGTATCGGCAACAACCTGTCGGGCATTTTCGCCAGCCACGTCAGCGGCACCAGCGGCATGTCGGTGCAATCGGCCCTGTCCGGCTACACCTTCGGCTTCTGGTCCCTGCTGGGCGCCGGCGTGATCCTGTTCCTGATCGCACCGCTGATCAACAAACTGATGCACGGCGTGAAGTAA
- a CDS encoding UPF0149 family protein, with protein MSSISTTSPLSDDEYAELDTLLAAPALAGAAMDVSMLEGFLTAIALSPKQITSEQWLPWVWDKAAGSALPAQDEASERAASLAQRHHAYMVEWLAKDPDSFEPIYVCGPEWSVSAWCAGFVLGTSLDKPQWAALAVSHPQYLAPFQHLASASELDDDAAEAAMDGVIPAVIAINAAWARQRHLKSQAQSQSGATVLREIPKTGRNDPCHCGSGKKYKKCCADADSAAN; from the coding sequence ATGTCCAGCATCTCCACCACCTCGCCCCTCTCCGACGACGAATACGCCGAACTCGACACCCTGCTGGCGGCGCCCGCCCTGGCCGGTGCCGCCATGGACGTGTCGATGCTGGAAGGCTTCCTCACGGCCATCGCCCTGAGCCCGAAACAGATCACGTCGGAACAATGGCTGCCATGGGTCTGGGACAAGGCGGCCGGCAGCGCCTTGCCAGCACAGGACGAGGCCAGCGAACGGGCGGCCAGCCTGGCGCAGCGACATCACGCTTACATGGTCGAATGGCTGGCGAAGGACCCGGACAGCTTCGAGCCCATCTACGTCTGCGGCCCAGAATGGAGCGTGAGCGCCTGGTGCGCCGGTTTTGTCCTTGGCACGAGCCTGGACAAGCCCCAGTGGGCGGCCCTGGCCGTCAGCCACCCGCAATACCTGGCGCCGTTCCAGCACCTGGCCTCTGCCAGCGAGCTCGATGACGATGCGGCCGAAGCGGCCATGGATGGCGTGATTCCCGCCGTCATCGCCATCAACGCCGCCTGGGCGCGCCAGCGCCACCTGAAAAGCCAGGCGCAAAGCCAGTCCGGCGCCACCGTCTTGCGCGAGATACCAAAAACGGGCCGCAACGACCCGTGCCACTGCGGCAGCGGCAAGAAGTACAAGAAGTGTTGTGCCGACGCCGATAGCGCGGCGAACTAA